The Episyrphus balteatus chromosome 4, idEpiBalt1.1, whole genome shotgun sequence genome includes a window with the following:
- the LOC129919751 gene encoding caprin homolog isoform X1, with protein sequence MMPSASNNTKLEKQVSGTPAESSSSDNNNATNPMKQALVTIEHKIRNLEKRKTKLESYRAIQASGKELSADQKAAVAKYDAVTQTLEFARDLSKQMLQFSKDAEKEQKKQARKDAIARAQTETSKIREVLVIQNILTNMSIDEIREAFLSGENGAVKLEPADLENLDKFLSDIQVRRPEQTEDVPFLTLAQKAAEYLSMTIDGRPKQYGETTFENLKRICQQIQESGYLDKVHCVNQPEVVEEPSAVTEEVIACEQQEEEQVEANDEVVEEDDVADENSAEQQQQQQQQQQEDEPHQMIQTAPIYNANTPVVNNVFILETNEVAPVFVAPQVHNHMQTTPPPSGIVSNQQPPQHHQQQQQQHQQRQQHQQQQQQQQQPQPHSRQVVPSPVNMQQQQQQATGMPQVVPAAIAAVPAHFPATTVRAVEEAYFKQQQYLQQMRPLAEVIGGGNFFFLQDSELDSPDVGSGATAYNNPIEVQTQCTNVFNQQHPSQPPTHQHQQQQQQQQHQQQQQQHQMQMIQQPPVSQQQPAPQTQQPPQQQQQQQQQQQQQQQQQQQQQQQQQQHLPKGAHVNMAAPIPTQTFTNQSFPPLVQAPPALYPVAPNSVAASLQSPLSCVPGQADKQQQLPQAVYSPAVNASPAILSVQHQMIAATGHPPQMDQQQPGAVVMMNRLPLTGFQQFENNPVAAPVQVLNPTPTLQQPTDPYTEQIEAIKEDVAALSTTEEVNTSPTSDWETPADRDDRRRDDSQSKPVESNQWSSEMNSAALFTTTSSGGGGGGNQSDSSSNANSNSRKNDWNDDNHHQGRHESNHWSSSNHQNDSYGGGRPRHNNYNRNDQRGRDGGRSNNGLDRMDRGSMRGGNSGGPGMGGSGGYRGRSNYSSQSQQNGSGRGSNVYFRDNGYYQNGNSNNGSGGGGSNNGGSGGGYNKDGGGSGGGQRYDNTSNYRSRGGNNASNNNNTNSRNNTGSTNGGTRSSMSSMSGSGMNGPRTGGNRPSGGGGSSGSSYVNSRQPNPRQQQDVA encoded by the exons ATGATGCCGTCTGCCTCAAACAACACCAAGTTAGAAAAACAGGTCTCCGGCACCCCAGCGGAGTCTTCTTCAAGTGACAATAATAATGCCACAAATCCGATGAAACAAGCTTTAGTAACAATTGAACATAAAATTCGTAATTTGGAAAAGCGTAAG accAAATTGGAGTCCTATCGAGCGATACAGGCCTCCGGTAAGGAATTGAGCGCTGACCAAAAAGCTGCTGTTGCTAAATACGATGCTGTGACTCAGACTTTGGAGTTTGCACGAGATCTGTCCAAGCAGATGTTGCAATTCTCCAAAGATGCCGAAAAGGAGCAGAAGAAGCAAGCTAGAAAG GATGCCATCGCAAGGGCACAAACGGAAACAAGTAAAATTCGTGAAGTTCTGGTTATACAGAATATTTTGACAAACATGTCGATTGATGAGATCCGTGAAGCATTCTTAAGCGGTGAGAATGGTGCTGTTAAGCTGGAGCCAGCCGATCTGGAGAACTTGGATAAatt CCTTTCGGATATTCAAGTAAGACGCCCAGAACAGACTGAAGATGTTCCATTCTTGACTTTAGCCCAAAAGGCTGCAGAGTATTTGTCGATGACAATTGATGGCCGCCCCAAGCAATATGGCGAGACAACTTTTGAGAATTTGAAGCGTATTTGCCAACAAATTCAAGAATCTGGCTACTTGGACAAAGTTCATTGCGTCAATCAACCTGAAGTTGTTGAAGAACCGTCTGCTGTCACAGAAGAAGTTATTGCATGCGAACAACAAGAAGAAGAGCAAGTTGAAGCAAACGATGAAGTTGTCGAAGAAGATGATGTTGCAGATGAAAATTCtgctgaacaacaacaacaacagcagcagcaacaacaagaAGATGAACCTCATCAAATGATTCAAACCGCACCGATCTATAATGCCAACACTCCGGTTGTGAACAATGTCTTTATTTTGGAGACAAACGAAGTTGCACCGGTCTTTGTTGCACCGCAGGTTCATAATCATATGCAAACTACCCCACCTCCAAGTGGTATCGTTTCCAATCAACAACCGCCACAGCAtcatcagcaacaacaacaacaacaccaacagcgtcagcaacatcaacaacaacaacagcaacaacaacaaccccaACCGCATTCACGACAAGTGGTTCCTAGCCCAGTGAatatgcaacaacaacaacagcaagcaACTGGAATGCCCCAAGTTGTTCCAGCTGCAATTGCAGCAGTTCCAGCTCATTTCCCAGCAACAACCGTACGTGCCGTTGAGGAAGCCTATTTCAAGCAGCAGCAATATCTGCAGCAAATGCGTCCTCTGGCCGAAGTCATTGGGGGAGGTAATTTCTTCTTCCTGCAGGACAGTGAATTGGATTCTCCAGACGTTGGAAGTGGCGCAACAGCCTACAACAACCCAATCGAGGTACAAACACAGTGCACAAATGTTTTCAATCAACAACATCCATCTCAGCCACCTACACATcagcatcaacaacaacaacagcaacaacaacaccaacaacagcagcaacaacaccaAATGCAAATGATTCAGCAACCACCAGTTTCTCAACAACAACCAGCTCCTCAAACTCAACAGCCaccacaacaacagcaacaacaacagcagcagcagcaacaacaacaacaacaacagcagcaacaacaacaacaacaacaacaacatttgcCTAAAGGAGCTCATGTCAATATGGCCGCACCCATCCCCACGCAAACATTCACAAACCAATCATTCCCTCCATTAGTGCAAGCACCACCTGCACTCTACCCAGTGGCCCCCAATTCTGTTGCCGCATCACTTCAATCTCCACTTAGCTGTGTCCCAGGACAAGCAGACAAGCAACAGCAGCTCCCCCAAGCAGTATATTCCCCAGCTGTCAATGCCAGCCCTGCAATCCTCTCAGTTCAACATCAAATGATTGCAGCCACTGGTCATCCACCTCAAATGGATCAACAACAACCTGGAGCAGTTGTCATGATGAATCGACTTCCATTGACTGGTTTTCAGCAGTTCGAAAACAATCCAGTTGCTGCTCCAGTGCAGGTGCTCAACCCAACGCCAACACTCCAGCAGCCAACTGATCCATATACTGAACAAATTGAAGCCATCAAAGAAGATGTTGCCGCTTTATCGACTACCGAAGAAGTCAACACAAGCCCCACCAGCGATTGGGAAACTCCAGCTGATCGAGATGACCGTCGACGTGATGATTCACAATCGAAGCCAGTCGAATCGAATCAATGGAGCAGTGAAATGAACAGCGCTGCTCTCTTTACTACCACCTCCAGCGGTGGTGGCGGCGGCGGCAACCAATCTGATTCTAGCTCCAATGCCAATTCCAATTCACGAAAGAACGACTGGAACGATGACAACCACCACCAGGGCCGTCACGAGAGTAACCACTGGTCCAGCAGCAACCATCAGAACGACAGCTATGGTGGCGGAAGACCACGCCACAACAACTACAACCGAAATGACCAACGTGGACGTGATGGCGGACGTTCCAACAATGGTTTGGATCGCATGGATCGTGGTAGCATGCGCGGCGGCAACAGTGGTGGCCCAGGTATGGGAGGAAGTGGTGGTTACCGTGGCAGAAGCAACTACTCGTCTCAATCCCAACAGAATGGCAGTGGCAGAGGAAGTAACGTTTACTTCCGTGACAATGGTTATTATCAAAATGGAAATTCCAACAACGGAAGTGGCGGCGGTGGCAGTAACAACGGCGGCAGTGGCGGCGGATACAACAAAGACGGTGGCGGAAGCGGCGGCGGTCAACGCTACGACAACACAAGCAACTACAGATCTCGTGGAGGCAACAACgctagcaacaacaacaacaccaacagtCGAAACAATACAGGCTCCACCAACGGCGGCACCAGATCCTCCATGTCGTCTATGTCTGGCAGCGGAATGAATGGACCACGCACCGGAGGCAATCGCCCATCTGGTGGCGGCGGATCCTCCGGTTCCTCCTACGTAAATTCCAGACAACCAAACCCAAGGCAACAACAAGACGTTGCgtaa
- the LOC129919751 gene encoding caprin homolog isoform X2: MLQFSKDAEKEQKKQARKDAIARAQTETSKIREVLVIQNILTNMSIDEIREAFLSGENGAVKLEPADLENLDKFLSDIQVRRPEQTEDVPFLTLAQKAAEYLSMTIDGRPKQYGETTFENLKRICQQIQESGYLDKVHCVNQPEVVEEPSAVTEEVIACEQQEEEQVEANDEVVEEDDVADENSAEQQQQQQQQQQEDEPHQMIQTAPIYNANTPVVNNVFILETNEVAPVFVAPQVHNHMQTTPPPSGIVSNQQPPQHHQQQQQQHQQRQQHQQQQQQQQQPQPHSRQVVPSPVNMQQQQQQATGMPQVVPAAIAAVPAHFPATTVRAVEEAYFKQQQYLQQMRPLAEVIGGGNFFFLQDSELDSPDVGSGATAYNNPIEVQTQCTNVFNQQHPSQPPTHQHQQQQQQQQHQQQQQQHQMQMIQQPPVSQQQPAPQTQQPPQQQQQQQQQQQQQQQQQQQQQQQQQQHLPKGAHVNMAAPIPTQTFTNQSFPPLVQAPPALYPVAPNSVAASLQSPLSCVPGQADKQQQLPQAVYSPAVNASPAILSVQHQMIAATGHPPQMDQQQPGAVVMMNRLPLTGFQQFENNPVAAPVQVLNPTPTLQQPTDPYTEQIEAIKEDVAALSTTEEVNTSPTSDWETPADRDDRRRDDSQSKPVESNQWSSEMNSAALFTTTSSGGGGGGNQSDSSSNANSNSRKNDWNDDNHHQGRHESNHWSSSNHQNDSYGGGRPRHNNYNRNDQRGRDGGRSNNGLDRMDRGSMRGGNSGGPGMGGSGGYRGRSNYSSQSQQNGSGRGSNVYFRDNGYYQNGNSNNGSGGGGSNNGGSGGGYNKDGGGSGGGQRYDNTSNYRSRGGNNASNNNNTNSRNNTGSTNGGTRSSMSSMSGSGMNGPRTGGNRPSGGGGSSGSSYVNSRQPNPRQQQDVA; this comes from the exons ATGTTGCAATTCTCCAAAGATGCCGAAAAGGAGCAGAAGAAGCAAGCTAGAAAG GATGCCATCGCAAGGGCACAAACGGAAACAAGTAAAATTCGTGAAGTTCTGGTTATACAGAATATTTTGACAAACATGTCGATTGATGAGATCCGTGAAGCATTCTTAAGCGGTGAGAATGGTGCTGTTAAGCTGGAGCCAGCCGATCTGGAGAACTTGGATAAatt CCTTTCGGATATTCAAGTAAGACGCCCAGAACAGACTGAAGATGTTCCATTCTTGACTTTAGCCCAAAAGGCTGCAGAGTATTTGTCGATGACAATTGATGGCCGCCCCAAGCAATATGGCGAGACAACTTTTGAGAATTTGAAGCGTATTTGCCAACAAATTCAAGAATCTGGCTACTTGGACAAAGTTCATTGCGTCAATCAACCTGAAGTTGTTGAAGAACCGTCTGCTGTCACAGAAGAAGTTATTGCATGCGAACAACAAGAAGAAGAGCAAGTTGAAGCAAACGATGAAGTTGTCGAAGAAGATGATGTTGCAGATGAAAATTCtgctgaacaacaacaacaacagcagcagcaacaacaagaAGATGAACCTCATCAAATGATTCAAACCGCACCGATCTATAATGCCAACACTCCGGTTGTGAACAATGTCTTTATTTTGGAGACAAACGAAGTTGCACCGGTCTTTGTTGCACCGCAGGTTCATAATCATATGCAAACTACCCCACCTCCAAGTGGTATCGTTTCCAATCAACAACCGCCACAGCAtcatcagcaacaacaacaacaacaccaacagcgtcagcaacatcaacaacaacaacagcaacaacaacaaccccaACCGCATTCACGACAAGTGGTTCCTAGCCCAGTGAatatgcaacaacaacaacagcaagcaACTGGAATGCCCCAAGTTGTTCCAGCTGCAATTGCAGCAGTTCCAGCTCATTTCCCAGCAACAACCGTACGTGCCGTTGAGGAAGCCTATTTCAAGCAGCAGCAATATCTGCAGCAAATGCGTCCTCTGGCCGAAGTCATTGGGGGAGGTAATTTCTTCTTCCTGCAGGACAGTGAATTGGATTCTCCAGACGTTGGAAGTGGCGCAACAGCCTACAACAACCCAATCGAGGTACAAACACAGTGCACAAATGTTTTCAATCAACAACATCCATCTCAGCCACCTACACATcagcatcaacaacaacaacagcaacaacaacaccaacaacagcagcaacaacaccaAATGCAAATGATTCAGCAACCACCAGTTTCTCAACAACAACCAGCTCCTCAAACTCAACAGCCaccacaacaacagcaacaacaacagcagcagcagcaacaacaacaacaacaacagcagcaacaacaacaacaacaacaacaacatttgcCTAAAGGAGCTCATGTCAATATGGCCGCACCCATCCCCACGCAAACATTCACAAACCAATCATTCCCTCCATTAGTGCAAGCACCACCTGCACTCTACCCAGTGGCCCCCAATTCTGTTGCCGCATCACTTCAATCTCCACTTAGCTGTGTCCCAGGACAAGCAGACAAGCAACAGCAGCTCCCCCAAGCAGTATATTCCCCAGCTGTCAATGCCAGCCCTGCAATCCTCTCAGTTCAACATCAAATGATTGCAGCCACTGGTCATCCACCTCAAATGGATCAACAACAACCTGGAGCAGTTGTCATGATGAATCGACTTCCATTGACTGGTTTTCAGCAGTTCGAAAACAATCCAGTTGCTGCTCCAGTGCAGGTGCTCAACCCAACGCCAACACTCCAGCAGCCAACTGATCCATATACTGAACAAATTGAAGCCATCAAAGAAGATGTTGCCGCTTTATCGACTACCGAAGAAGTCAACACAAGCCCCACCAGCGATTGGGAAACTCCAGCTGATCGAGATGACCGTCGACGTGATGATTCACAATCGAAGCCAGTCGAATCGAATCAATGGAGCAGTGAAATGAACAGCGCTGCTCTCTTTACTACCACCTCCAGCGGTGGTGGCGGCGGCGGCAACCAATCTGATTCTAGCTCCAATGCCAATTCCAATTCACGAAAGAACGACTGGAACGATGACAACCACCACCAGGGCCGTCACGAGAGTAACCACTGGTCCAGCAGCAACCATCAGAACGACAGCTATGGTGGCGGAAGACCACGCCACAACAACTACAACCGAAATGACCAACGTGGACGTGATGGCGGACGTTCCAACAATGGTTTGGATCGCATGGATCGTGGTAGCATGCGCGGCGGCAACAGTGGTGGCCCAGGTATGGGAGGAAGTGGTGGTTACCGTGGCAGAAGCAACTACTCGTCTCAATCCCAACAGAATGGCAGTGGCAGAGGAAGTAACGTTTACTTCCGTGACAATGGTTATTATCAAAATGGAAATTCCAACAACGGAAGTGGCGGCGGTGGCAGTAACAACGGCGGCAGTGGCGGCGGATACAACAAAGACGGTGGCGGAAGCGGCGGCGGTCAACGCTACGACAACACAAGCAACTACAGATCTCGTGGAGGCAACAACgctagcaacaacaacaacaccaacagtCGAAACAATACAGGCTCCACCAACGGCGGCACCAGATCCTCCATGTCGTCTATGTCTGGCAGCGGAATGAATGGACCACGCACCGGAGGCAATCGCCCATCTGGTGGCGGCGGATCCTCCGGTTCCTCCTACGTAAATTCCAGACAACCAAACCCAAGGCAACAACAAGACGTTGCgtaa